One segment of Deltaproteobacteria bacterium DNA contains the following:
- the oadA gene encoding sodium-extruding oxaloacetate decarboxylase subunit alpha → MLKNKIKNHKVYITDTVLRDAHQSLLATRVRTADMLEGAKKLDRVGYWSLEAWGGATFDTALRFLKDDPWERLRAFRKAIPNTRLQMLLRGQNLVGYRHYADDVVKKFIERSKKNGVDVFRIFDALNDIRNLEVAIKAAKEVKGFVEATVCYTTSPVHTHDMLVEMAVKLERMGADTICIKDMAGLLTPYEAYNLVTRLIEKVGVPIHIHTHDSSGLAAMSYLKAIEAGAQIVDTAISSMASGTSQPPTESIVAALKDTHYDTGLSLGLLTEIAEYFRDMRKKYKRFESEYTGVDTRTLVVQVPGGMISNLAAQLKEQNAIGKMNEVLKEIPKVRKDLGYPPLVTPTSQIVGTQATLNILTGERYKVITSEIKNYLKGLYGTPQGKIDKKVQKKAIGKEESITCRPADLLEPELDKLTREIGANAKNIEDVLSYALFPNVALEYFEQRDSGKLEPEPIDEPVKEKETQVAQSPLLAPSEFIVTVHGESYRVKVAGAGHKVEGKRPFFLKIDDRLEEVMIESLTEIIPTMGGEIEAKLTTQSARPRAKEKGDVTAPIPGKVTSIKVSEGDKVSAGDTVLTIESMKMENEVHTPIDGTVKKIYVKVGDSVNPDETLMVIG, encoded by the coding sequence ATGCTAAAAAATAAAATAAAAAATCATAAGGTATATATAACGGATACTGTTTTAAGGGATGCCCATCAGTCGCTCCTTGCTACAAGGGTGCGGACTGCTGACATGCTTGAAGGTGCAAAGAAGTTGGACAGGGTTGGCTATTGGTCATTGGAGGCATGGGGCGGTGCTACCTTTGATACAGCCTTAAGATTCCTGAAGGATGACCCGTGGGAAAGGCTCCGTGCATTTAGAAAGGCGATACCGAATACAAGACTTCAGATGCTTTTGCGCGGACAAAATCTTGTTGGATACAGGCACTATGCGGATGATGTTGTTAAAAAATTTATTGAACGGTCAAAAAAGAACGGTGTTGATGTTTTTAGGATATTTGATGCCTTAAATGACATCAGAAATCTGGAGGTTGCAATAAAGGCTGCAAAGGAGGTAAAGGGATTTGTAGAGGCAACAGTATGTTATACAACCAGTCCTGTCCATACCCATGATATGCTTGTTGAAATGGCAGTAAAACTTGAGAGGATGGGCGCTGATACAATCTGCATAAAGGATATGGCAGGTCTCCTGACACCTTATGAGGCTTATAATCTGGTAACACGACTGATTGAAAAGGTCGGTGTTCCGATACACATCCATACCCATGATTCCAGCGGCCTGGCAGCAATGAGTTATTTAAAGGCAATAGAGGCAGGGGCACAGATTGTTGACACTGCAATATCTTCTATGGCATCAGGCACATCCCAGCCTCCGACAGAGAGCATCGTTGCTGCATTAAAAGATACGCATTATGATACAGGGTTAAGTCTGGGACTTTTGACAGAGATTGCAGAATACTTCAGGGATATGCGTAAAAAATACAAGAGATTTGAAAGCGAATATACAGGGGTGGACACAAGGACACTGGTTGTTCAGGTGCCGGGAGGAATGATATCCAATCTTGCAGCCCAGTTAAAAGAGCAGAATGCAATCGGCAAGATGAATGAAGTTCTTAAGGAAATCCCAAAGGTCAGAAAGGATTTAGGTTACCCGCCTCTGGTTACACCAACAAGTCAGATTGTCGGCACACAGGCAACACTTAATATCTTAACAGGTGAAAGGTATAAGGTTATAACAAGTGAAATCAAAAATTATCTTAAAGGGTTATACGGCACCCCACAGGGAAAGATAGATAAAAAGGTTCAGAAAAAGGCAATAGGAAAAGAAGAATCTATAACATGCAGACCTGCTGATTTGTTGGAACCTGAACTGGATAAACTCACAAGGGAAATAGGGGCTAATGCAAAAAATATTGAGGATGTGCTTTCATATGCATTATTCCCGAATGTGGCTTTGGAATATTTTGAGCAAAGGGACAGCGGGAAACTAGAACCTGAACCGATTGATGAGCCTGTAAAAGAAAAAGAAACACAGGTCGCACAATCGCCTCTCTTAGCGCCAAGTGAATTCATAGTAACTGTCCACGGAGAATCCTATCGTGTAAAGGTTGCAGGTGCAGGGCACAAGGTAGAAGGCAAGAGGCCATTCTTTCTTAAGATTGATGACAGGCTTGAAGAGGTAATGATAGAGTCCCTGACAGAGATTATACCAACTATGGGTGGTGAGATAGAGGCAAAACTGACCACACAGTCTGCAAGACCAAGGGCAAAGGAAAAGGGTGATGTTACAGCCCCAATTCCTGGCAAGGTAACAAGTATAAAGGTATCTGAAGGGGATAAGGTATCGGCAGGTGATACTGTCCTGACTATTGAATCAATGAAGATGGAAAATGAAGTTCATACGCCGATAGACGGCACTGTTAAAAAAATATATGTAAAGGTTGGAGATTCAGTAAACCCTGATGAGACGCTAATGGTAATAGGATAA
- a CDS encoding AMP-binding protein, translated as MQNKGFDVLMAEKRVFEPSKEMMDKAHIKGMREYEKLYQRSVSEPEDFWSQMAERHITWFKKWDKVLEWDFEKPEVKWFIGGKLNVSYNCLDRFINTPIRNKAAIIWEADGGSYKTYTYQQLYYEVNRFANVLKKHGIKKGDRVTIYLPMIPELVISMLACGRIGAIHSVVFGGFWIFDYHDEDIHFCTADIGWVTGHSYIIYGPLSSGATSLMFEGIPTYPNPGRFWEIVDKHQVNIFYTAPTAIRALMKEGEGWVNRHDLSSLRVLGTVGEPINPEAWMWYYTNVGKGKLPIVDTWWQTETGGILITPLPGAMTLKPGSAGRPFPGVVPMVLKEDGTVAGVNEGGYLVIEKPWPGILRGTYGDPDNKRVKEVYFTRFPGKYFTGDGARIDEDGDYWLMGRVDDVLNVSGHRIGTAEVESALVSHESVAEAAVVGCPHEIKGEGIYAYVTLKDGYKPADELKKMLAAHVRTVIGPIAVPDKLQFAAGLPKTRSGKIMRRILRKIAAGDVHDLGDTSTLADPSVVDNLLKGRL; from the coding sequence ATGCAAAATAAAGGCTTTGATGTCTTGATGGCAGAAAAAAGGGTTTTTGAGCCGTCTAAAGAAATGATGGACAAGGCTCATATAAAGGGTATGAGGGAATATGAAAAACTCTATCAAAGGTCTGTCAGCGAACCCGAAGATTTTTGGTCTCAAATGGCTGAAAGGCATATAACATGGTTTAAAAAATGGGATAAGGTTCTTGAATGGGATTTTGAAAAACCTGAAGTAAAGTGGTTTATTGGCGGGAAATTAAATGTATCATACAACTGTTTGGACAGGTTTATAAATACACCCATAAGAAACAAGGCCGCTATAATATGGGAGGCGGACGGCGGTTCATATAAGACATATACCTATCAGCAGCTCTATTACGAGGTCAACAGATTTGCCAATGTTCTAAAAAAACACGGCATTAAAAAGGGGGATAGGGTTACCATTTATCTCCCGATGATACCTGAACTTGTAATCTCCATGCTTGCATGCGGAAGGATAGGGGCAATCCACAGTGTGGTATTCGGAGGTTTTTGGATATTTGATTACCATGATGAGGATATACATTTCTGCACGGCTGATATCGGATGGGTGACAGGTCATAGTTATATTATTTACGGGCCGTTAAGCAGTGGTGCCACAAGTTTGATGTTTGAAGGTATTCCTACATATCCAAATCCCGGGAGGTTCTGGGAAATCGTTGATAAGCATCAGGTAAATATATTTTATACAGCGCCAACAGCAATCCGTGCACTTATGAAAGAAGGGGAAGGATGGGTAAACAGGCATGACCTGTCATCACTCAGGGTGCTTGGCACAGTTGGTGAACCAATTAACCCTGAGGCGTGGATGTGGTATTATACCAATGTGGGAAAGGGGAAACTTCCAATCGTTGATACATGGTGGCAGACAGAGACAGGCGGAATCCTTATAACACCGCTTCCAGGCGCCATGACACTAAAGCCCGGTTCAGCGGGCAGACCGTTTCCAGGGGTTGTGCCGATGGTTTTAAAAGAGGATGGCACAGTCGCAGGTGTGAATGAAGGCGGATATCTTGTTATAGAAAAGCCGTGGCCAGGGATACTCCGTGGAACATACGGAGACCCTGATAATAAAAGGGTAAAAGAGGTTTACTTTACAAGGTTCCCGGGGAAATATTTTACAGGAGATGGTGCAAGGATTGATGAAGACGGAGATTACTGGCTCATGGGAAGGGTGGACGATGTCCTAAATGTATCAGGACACAGGATTGGGACAGCAGAGGTTGAGTCAGCCCTTGTGAGCCATGAATCTGTTGCAGAGGCAGCGGTTGTAGGCTGTCCACACGAGATTAAAGGTGAAGGCATTTATGCTTATGTAACACTGAAAGATGGCTATAAACCAGCAGATGAACTCAAGAAGATGCTTGCTGCCCATGTAAGGACTGTTATAGGACCGATTGCTGTCCCTGACAAACTCCAGTTTGCTGCTGGTTTGCCAAAGACCCGGAGCGGCAAAATCATGAGAAGGATTTTACGAAAGATAGCAGCAGGGGATGTCCATGATTTGGGAGATACCTCAACCCTTGCAGACCCGTCGGTTGTAGACAACTTGTTAAAGGGCAGGTTATAA
- the accC gene encoding acetyl-CoA carboxylase biotin carboxylase subunit → MFKKVLIANRGEIATRVIRACKELGIATVAIYSEPDFTSLYVKKADESYLVGPGPIEGYLNIHRIVDLAQKVGVDAVHPGYGFLAENPDFAELCEKKDITFIGPTSKTIKDMGDKVRARNLVKKAGVPVVPGTNGRINSKNEALKFANSIGYPVMVKASGGGGGRGLRIARDEKELIKGIEIAQSEAKSAFGCSDVFIEKFIERPHHIEFQILADKYGNIIYLGERDCSIQRRHQKLIEIAPSLLLDDEMRQKMGETAVKAAKASNYTNAGTVEFLVDNNRNFYFLEMNTRIQVEHTITEEITGIDLVKKQIEIAAGKKLNIRQEDINFRGFAMQCRICAEDPKRNFAPNSGRVTAYYSPGGIGVRIDGAIYKDYVIPGFYDSMVVKLVVHGMTWDETVSRMKRSLDEFVIRGVKTTIPFLRKVMMDEDFRIGNIDTGYIDRKPELLNYDEFGDPVDKVAAISASIAAYYGF, encoded by the coding sequence ATGTTTAAAAAGGTTCTCATAGCAAACAGGGGGGAGATAGCAACCCGTGTTATAAGGGCTTGCAAGGAACTCGGTATTGCCACCGTTGCAATATATTCAGAGCCAGATTTCACATCCCTTTATGTTAAAAAGGCTGACGAGTCATATCTTGTTGGTCCTGGACCAATAGAAGGGTATCTCAATATCCACAGGATTGTTGACCTTGCGCAAAAGGTTGGTGTTGACGCAGTCCATCCTGGTTACGGTTTTCTTGCTGAAAACCCTGATTTTGCAGAGCTGTGCGAGAAAAAGGACATCACTTTTATAGGTCCGACAAGCAAGACCATAAAGGATATGGGAGATAAGGTAAGGGCAAGGAACCTTGTAAAAAAGGCAGGTGTGCCTGTTGTACCGGGGACAAATGGCAGGATAAATTCTAAAAATGAGGCGCTCAAATTTGCAAACAGCATTGGCTACCCTGTAATGGTAAAGGCATCTGGCGGCGGCGGGGGGCGGGGGCTGCGAATTGCAAGGGATGAAAAGGAACTTATTAAAGGGATTGAAATAGCACAGTCAGAGGCAAAATCAGCCTTTGGGTGTTCAGATGTCTTTATTGAAAAATTTATTGAAAGACCTCATCATATTGAGTTTCAAATCCTTGCTGACAAATATGGAAACATAATCTATCTTGGCGAAAGGGACTGTTCTATTCAGAGGAGGCATCAGAAACTTATAGAGATTGCCCCTTCTCTTCTGCTTGACGATGAAATGAGGCAGAAGATGGGCGAGACTGCGGTCAAGGCAGCAAAGGCGTCAAATTATACAAATGCAGGCACAGTTGAGTTTCTGGTGGATAATAACAGGAATTTCTATTTTCTTGAGATGAATACCCGTATTCAGGTTGAGCATACCATTACTGAGGAGATTACAGGTATTGATTTAGTAAAAAAACAGATTGAGATTGCTGCAGGCAAGAAACTAAATATCAGGCAGGAGGATATAAATTTCCGAGGCTTTGCAATGCAGTGCAGGATTTGCGCTGAAGACCCGAAGCGAAACTTTGCACCGAATTCGGGCAGGGTAACAGCATACTATTCCCCCGGCGGCATAGGCGTCAGGATAGATGGTGCAATATATAAGGATTATGTAATACCCGGTTTCTATGACTCAATGGTAGTAAAACTGGTTGTCCATGGCATGACATGGGATGAGACTGTAAGCAGGATGAAGAGGTCTTTGGATGAATTTGTAATAAGAGGGGTAAAAACAACCATACCGTTTTTAAGAAAGGTTATGATGGATGAGGATTTTAGAATTGGTAATATTGATACAGGATATATTGACAGAAAACCCGAACTTCTTAACTACGATGAATTTGGGGATCCTGTAGACAAGGTGGCTGCAATATCTGCTTCAATCGCAGCATACTACGGATTTTAA